In Clavibacter californiensis, the sequence CCGCCCGGGGCGCGGCGCGCACGTCGCCACCGGGTCGTTCCTCGTGGATCCGGCGCACGGCGGCCGCGGCGTGGGTCGCGCGCTCGGCGAGCACGTGATCGCGTGGGCGCGCGCGGAGGGCTACCGGGCGATCCAGTTCAACGCCGTCGTGGAGACGAACCACGCGGCCGTGCACCTGTGGCGGTCGCTCGGCTTCCGGATCATCGGCACCGTCCCCGCTGCCTTCGACCACGCGGACCACGGGCTCGTCGGCCTGCACGTGATGCACCTGCCGCTCGACTGAGCGGACCGGATCCGGCGTGCGGACCATGTGCACATGTCAGAACATAGGCTACGTTGGAGGGGCACCAGAACCGCCCCCGCCGAAGAGAAAGCAGCGCCGACATGAGCTCTGCCGAGAACGCAGCCCCTGCCCCGACGCCGATCCACGATGTGATCACGATCGGCCGCGTCGGCGTCGACCTCTACCCGCTCCAGGACGGCGTGGGCCTCGAGGACGTCGAGACCTTCGGCAAGTACCTCGGCGGGAGCGCGGCGAACGTCGCCGTCGCGGCGGCCCGGCACGGCAGATCCGCCGCCCTGATCTCGCGCACGGGCGACGACCCGTTCGGCCGCTACGTCACGCGCGAGCTCGAGCGCCTCGGCGTCTCCGCGGAGTTCGTGACGCCCGTCGACGACCTGCCCACGCCCGTCACCTTCTGCGAGATCTTCCCGCCCGACGACTTCCCGCTCTACTTCTACCGCCGGCCGAAGGCGCCCGACCTCTGCATCGAGGCCGACGCGCTCGACCGGGCGGCGATCCAGGGCGCGCGCGTCTACTGGTCCACCGTCACGGGCCTCAGCGAGGAGCCGAGCCGATCCGCGCATCACGCCGCGTGGGCCGCCCGCGCGCGCCGGCCGCTCACGGTGCTCGACCTCGACTACCGGCCGATGTTCTGGTCGTCCCCCGCGGACGCGACCCGTGAGGTCGGCCGCGCGCTGGAGCACGTGACCGTCGCCGTCGGCAACCGCGAGGAGTGCGAGATCGCGGTGGGGGAGACGGATCCGCTCCGGGCCGCCGACGCTCTGCTCGACCGCGGCGTCGAGCTCACGATCGTCAAGCAGGGCCCGAAGGGCGTGCTCGCCAAGACGCGCGACGAGACCGTGGAGGTGCCGCCGTACGCGGTCGAGGTCGTCAACGGGCTCGGCGCGGGCGACGGCTTCGGCGGCGCGCTCGTGCACGGGCTGCTCGCCGGGTGGGACCTCGAGCGGATCCTGCGCTTCGCCAACGTCGCGGGCGCCATCGTCGCCTCCCGCCGCGAGTGCTCCACCGCCATGCCCACCACGGCGGAGGTCGACGCCGTGCTGGAGGGGAACCGGTGACCGCGGTCGACGCGACCCGGGCGCCCGCCGAGGCGCTGCGTGCGGGCGATCTGCCGGGTGCGCTCCAGGCCCTCCGCGACCTGCGCGCCATGGATCCCGACGCCGTCGCCCGCGCGCTCGCCGGCCGCGTCCGCCGCCCGCTCATCCGCGACGACGGCCGCCTGCTCATCGTCGCCGCCGACCACCCCGCCCGCGGCGCGCTCGGCGTCGGCGACGACCCCATGGCGCTCGCCGACCGGGACGAGCTGCTCGCCGGCCTCGCCACCGCCCTCACGCGCGACGGCGTCGACGGCGTGCTCGGCACCCCGGACATCGTCGACGACCTCGCGCTCCTCGGCCTCCTCGACGACAAGGTGGTCGTCGGATCCATGAACCGCGGCGGCCTGCGCGGCGCCGTCTTCGAGATGGACGACCGCTTCACGGCCTACGACGTCGCGGGCATCGTGCGCGACGGCCTCGACTTCGCGAAGACACTCGTGCGCGTGAACCTCGGCGACGCCGGCACGGCCGCGACGCTCGAGGCGAACGCGCGCGCGGTCGACGCCGCCGTGCGCGCCGGCCTGCCGATCATGCTCGAGCCGTTCATGAGCGCGTGGCAGGAGGGCCGGATCGTCAACGACCTCACGCCCGACGCCGTCATCACCTCCATCGCCGTCGCGTCGGGCCTCGGCTCGTCGTCCGCGCGCACCTGGATGAAGCTGCCCGTCGTCGACGACATGGCCCGCGTCATGGCCGCGACCACGCTGCCCACGCTGCTGCTCGGCGGGGACCCGCAGGGCGCGAGCGAGGACACCTGGGCCGGCTGGGAGCACGCGCTCGACCTCCCCGGCGTCCGCGGCCTGGTCGTCGGCCGCACGCTGATCCACCCGGCCGACGGCGACGTCGCGCGCGCGGTCGACCAGGCCGTCGGCCTCGTCCACGGCCGCGCCCGCCCCTGACCCCCGAAGACCGACCAGACCCGACCCAGATCCGACCCGCCACCCGCCACCGCCTGAGGACACCATGACCGACACCGCCCCGCTCCCCGTCGTCCCGCACTGGATCGACGGCGCCCGCTCGCCCTCGACCTCCGGCCGCACCGCCCCCGTCTACGACCCGGCCCGCGGCGTCGTCACGAAGGAGGTCGCCCTGGCGGACGCCACGGAGATCGAGCGCGCGATCGCCTCGGCCCACGCCGCGTTCCCGGCGTGGCGCGACCTCTCGCTCGCCAAGCGGCAGGCGATCCTGTTCCGCTTCCGCGAGCTGCTCGAGGCCGAGAAGGGCGAGCTCGCGGAGATCATCACGTCGGAGCACGGCAAGGTCGTGAGCGACGCGCTCGGCGAGATCACCCGCGGGCAGGAGGTCGTGGAGTTCGCGACCGGCCTCGCGCACCACCTCAAGGGCGAGTACTCGGAGCAGGTGTCCACGGGCGTCGACGTGTACTCGACGAAGCAGCCGCTCGGCGTCGTCGGGATCATCTCGCCGTTCAACTTCCCGGCGATGGTGCCGATGTGGTTCTTCCCGATCGCGATCGCGGCCGGCAACACGGTGATCCTGAAGCCGAGCGAGAAGGACCCGAGCGCCGCCATCTGGATCGCCGCGCTGTGGAAGCGCGCGGGCCTGCCCGACGGTGTCTTCACCGTGCTGAACGGCGACAAGGAGGCGGTGGACGGGCTGCTCACGCACCCGGACGTGCGCGCGATCTCGTTCGTCGGATCGACGCCCATCGCGCGGTACGTCTACGAGACGGGCACGAAGCACGGCAAGCGCGTGCAGGCCCTCGGCGGGGCCAAGAACCACATGCTCGTGCTGCCGGACGCCGACCTCGACCTCGTCGCCGACTCGGCCGTCAACGCGGGCTTCGGCTCGGCGGGCGAGCGCTGCATGGCGATCTCCGTCGTCGTCGCGGTCGAGCCCGTCGCGGACGCGCTCATCGAGCGGATCACGTCGCGCATGTCGTCCCTCCGGGTCGGCGACGGCCGCCGCGGCTGCGACATGGGGCCGCTCGTGACCGAGGCGCACCGCGACAAGGTGGCCTCCTACATCGCCATCGCCGAGGAGGACGGCGCGCGCGTCGTCGTCGACGGCCGCGGCATCGAGGTCGACGGCGAGCGGGACGGCTTCTGGCTCGGCCCGACCCTCATCGACGAGCTGCCCACCAGCTCGCGCGCCTACACGGAGGAGATCTTCGGACCCGTGCTCGGCGTCGTCCGCGTCCGCTCGTACGAGGAGGGTGTCGCGCTCATCAACCAGGGCGCGTTCGGCAACGGCACCGCGATCTTCACGAACGACGGCGGGGCCGCGCGCCGCTTCCAGAACGAGGTGCAGGTCGGCATGATCGGGATCAACGTCCCCATCCCCGTGCCCGTCGCCACGTTCTCGTTCGGCGGCTGGCGCTCCAGCCTGTTCGGCGACACCAAGGCCCACGGCGCGGAGGGCGTGCGGTTCTTCACCCAGCAGAAGGCGATCACCAGCCGCTGGCTCGACCCGTCGCACGGTGGCGTCGACCTGGGCTTCCCGCAGAACTGATCCGCACCCACCCACCCCGCCCGGCCGACCGGGCACCCGACGACGACGACGGAGACGCGCATGACGACGAACGAGTGGCTGCACCCCCGCGGGAGCCTCGGGCGGGACGGCTGGGAGACCGTGGTCGACGGATCCATCCCCGGCTGGCAGCACACGGGCCTCCGCGTCGCCGTGCTCGCCGACGGCGAGGAGCTCGCGCTGCCCGCCTCGGGCGTCGAGCGCATGGTGGTGCCGCTCGCGGGATCCTTCGCCGTGCGGCACCGGGAGGCCGACGGCGAGGAGCGCGTGACCGACCTCGCGGGCCGCGCGTCGGTCTTCGCGGGACCCACGGACGTGCTCTACCTGTCGTGCGATGCGAGCGCGGTGCTCACCGGATCCGGCCGCGTGGCCGTCGCCGAGTCGCCCGCGACCCGGCCCGTGCCGAGCCGCCGGATCGCCCGCGACGACGTGCCCGTCGAGCTGCGCGGCGCCGGCCGGTCGAGCCGCCAGGTGCACAACTTCGGCACGCCAGGCACCCCCGGATCCCTCGACGCGG encodes:
- a CDS encoding GNAT family N-acetyltransferase; the encoded protein is MQIRPATDADWPLIHPFYRAIVDAGRAYALPAGQSLEEARPYWMAQAPARTFVAVDEDGTVLGSAKAGPNRPGRGAHVATGSFLVDPAHGGRGVGRALGEHVIAWARAEGYRAIQFNAVVETNHAAVHLWRSLGFRIIGTVPAAFDHADHGLVGLHVMHLPLD
- the iolC gene encoding 5-dehydro-2-deoxygluconokinase codes for the protein MSSAENAAPAPTPIHDVITIGRVGVDLYPLQDGVGLEDVETFGKYLGGSAANVAVAAARHGRSAALISRTGDDPFGRYVTRELERLGVSAEFVTPVDDLPTPVTFCEIFPPDDFPLYFYRRPKAPDLCIEADALDRAAIQGARVYWSTVTGLSEEPSRSAHHAAWAARARRPLTVLDLDYRPMFWSSPADATREVGRALEHVTVAVGNREECEIAVGETDPLRAADALLDRGVELTIVKQGPKGVLAKTRDETVEVPPYAVEVVNGLGAGDGFGGALVHGLLAGWDLERILRFANVAGAIVASRRECSTAMPTTAEVDAVLEGNR
- a CDS encoding Cgl0159 family (beta/alpha)8-fold protein, whose amino-acid sequence is MTAVDATRAPAEALRAGDLPGALQALRDLRAMDPDAVARALAGRVRRPLIRDDGRLLIVAADHPARGALGVGDDPMALADRDELLAGLATALTRDGVDGVLGTPDIVDDLALLGLLDDKVVVGSMNRGGLRGAVFEMDDRFTAYDVAGIVRDGLDFAKTLVRVNLGDAGTAATLEANARAVDAAVRAGLPIMLEPFMSAWQEGRIVNDLTPDAVITSIAVASGLGSSSARTWMKLPVVDDMARVMAATTLPTLLLGGDPQGASEDTWAGWEHALDLPGVRGLVVGRTLIHPADGDVARAVDQAVGLVHGRARP
- a CDS encoding CoA-acylating methylmalonate-semialdehyde dehydrogenase, which translates into the protein MTDTAPLPVVPHWIDGARSPSTSGRTAPVYDPARGVVTKEVALADATEIERAIASAHAAFPAWRDLSLAKRQAILFRFRELLEAEKGELAEIITSEHGKVVSDALGEITRGQEVVEFATGLAHHLKGEYSEQVSTGVDVYSTKQPLGVVGIISPFNFPAMVPMWFFPIAIAAGNTVILKPSEKDPSAAIWIAALWKRAGLPDGVFTVLNGDKEAVDGLLTHPDVRAISFVGSTPIARYVYETGTKHGKRVQALGGAKNHMLVLPDADLDLVADSAVNAGFGSAGERCMAISVVVAVEPVADALIERITSRMSSLRVGDGRRGCDMGPLVTEAHRDKVASYIAIAEEDGARVVVDGRGIEVDGERDGFWLGPTLIDELPTSSRAYTEEIFGPVLGVVRVRSYEEGVALINQGAFGNGTAIFTNDGGAARRFQNEVQVGMIGINVPIPVPVATFSFGGWRSSLFGDTKAHGAEGVRFFTQQKAITSRWLDPSHGGVDLGFPQN